A section of the Gimesia chilikensis genome encodes:
- a CDS encoding DUF1553 domain-containing protein: MLLLCSSKRIVPALVLTFLCTSLTQVSAEKTTKVSPARIRSILSENCFQCHGPDAKKRAADLRFDTRDGAFADLGGHKAIVPGNLKESELIARITTDDGDLLMPPTDSGKKLKPEEIKQLKLWIEQGAPWQDHWAFVKPQKAPLPSVSQPDWVKSPVDQFILARLDEEGLKPTAEADRRTLIRRVTLDLTGLPPTPQEVESFVNDKSPNAYEKVVDRLLQSPRYGEHMARYWLDIARYGDTHGLHLDNYREMWPYRDWVINAFNTNKHYDQFVIEQLAGDLLPNATLDQQIATGFNRCHVTTNEGGSIAEEVYVRNVIDRVETTGQAFMGLTLGCAVCHDHKFDPFTKTEFYQLFAFFNNLDGPAMDGNIKDSPPSVRVPDDAQSKQLQAYKDQIASIEKRGADRTKVNEPAFQSWLQWKQQIQKTGSNPDLSIPQPSGLLAAYSLDEKEGDAAADKTNAKNKASVKGAPKWVAGKFNNGFQFAPGSYLDLGKTGQFAKATPFSYAIWVKTNGKTSGPIVSSINPNSRERGYDLQITNQTLSVRLIDRWPGYAVQVQTKNNEITPNQWHHVCVTYDGSAKAHGVTIYVDGKESELTISSDSFKNTTPLNSATILLGHSPTKQHLTNGFVDEFRIYDHELSETEVNQVYFDHQIEPVLKLAADKRTPQQTELLRQYYLNQFDSEYRKLLAEKVKVKAQEEKLIASLPTTLIFRERKTIKEAFDLKRGQYDQKGDKVDRKTPSQFPAMAAEWPVNRLGLAKWLVDPSHPLTSRVAVNRFWQQLFGTGIVETSEDFGNQGAVPSHPELLDWLSVDFQEHQWDVKRLMKQLVMSATYRQNSSVTPELYQQDPENRLLARGPRFRLDAEMLRDQALAVSGLLVPKVGGPSVKPPQPDGLWYAVGYSGSNTVRFKQDTGPEKVFRRGLYTFWKRTSPPPEMSTFDAPSREACTMRRERTNTPLQALLLLNDPQYMEAARAFGERMMKEGGSSPEERIRFAYTMATGHPISTENLTLIKQTFDDMLAEYQKAPEAAKELIAVGESKPDEKLNPQELAAWTMVGNLILNLDEVLNKN; encoded by the coding sequence ATGCTTCTTCTGTGTTCGAGCAAGCGCATCGTCCCTGCTCTCGTTCTCACTTTCCTGTGTACTTCACTCACTCAGGTGAGCGCTGAAAAGACAACAAAAGTCTCCCCAGCCAGAATACGTTCCATCCTTTCGGAAAACTGTTTCCAGTGTCACGGACCGGATGCCAAGAAACGCGCTGCCGACCTCCGCTTCGATACCCGTGACGGCGCCTTTGCCGACCTGGGTGGTCACAAAGCCATTGTGCCCGGCAACCTGAAGGAAAGCGAACTCATCGCCCGCATTACAACCGACGACGGCGACCTCCTCATGCCGCCGACCGACAGCGGGAAGAAACTGAAGCCGGAAGAAATTAAACAACTCAAACTCTGGATCGAACAGGGTGCTCCCTGGCAGGATCACTGGGCCTTCGTAAAACCACAGAAAGCACCACTGCCTTCCGTCTCACAACCGGACTGGGTAAAGAGTCCCGTCGATCAGTTCATCCTGGCGCGGCTCGATGAAGAAGGTCTCAAACCCACTGCCGAGGCTGATCGTCGTACTCTCATTCGACGAGTCACCCTGGACCTCACCGGACTGCCTCCCACGCCGCAGGAAGTGGAATCGTTTGTAAATGACAAAAGTCCCAATGCCTATGAGAAGGTTGTGGATCGACTGCTGCAGTCTCCCCGGTACGGCGAGCACATGGCCCGCTACTGGCTGGACATCGCCCGTTACGGCGACACTCACGGTCTGCACCTTGATAACTACCGCGAAATGTGGCCTTACCGCGACTGGGTCATCAATGCCTTCAATACCAACAAACACTACGATCAGTTTGTGATCGAACAGTTGGCCGGTGACCTGCTCCCGAATGCGACACTCGACCAGCAGATCGCCACTGGCTTCAACCGCTGTCACGTGACCACCAACGAAGGGGGTTCGATTGCCGAAGAAGTCTATGTGCGCAACGTTATCGACCGGGTGGAAACGACAGGCCAGGCCTTTATGGGGCTCACCCTCGGCTGTGCCGTCTGTCACGACCACAAGTTCGATCCCTTTACGAAAACCGAATTCTATCAGCTGTTTGCATTCTTCAATAACCTTGACGGCCCCGCGATGGACGGGAACATCAAAGACTCACCCCCTTCCGTCCGTGTCCCCGATGATGCCCAGTCCAAGCAACTCCAGGCTTATAAAGATCAGATTGCATCCATTGAAAAACGGGGAGCCGACCGCACCAAGGTGAACGAACCCGCGTTTCAGTCCTGGCTCCAGTGGAAGCAGCAGATTCAGAAGACGGGCAGCAACCCCGACCTCTCCATTCCGCAACCCAGCGGTCTGCTGGCTGCTTACTCGCTCGACGAGAAAGAAGGCGACGCCGCTGCAGACAAAACGAACGCCAAAAACAAAGCGTCTGTCAAAGGGGCTCCCAAATGGGTCGCCGGTAAATTCAATAACGGATTCCAGTTCGCCCCCGGCAGCTATCTCGATCTGGGAAAAACCGGACAGTTTGCGAAAGCAACCCCTTTCAGTTATGCCATCTGGGTCAAAACCAACGGCAAAACTTCGGGTCCAATCGTCTCCAGCATTAATCCTAATTCGCGTGAACGAGGCTACGACCTGCAGATCACTAACCAGACCCTCAGTGTGCGTCTGATTGACCGCTGGCCCGGATATGCCGTCCAGGTGCAGACCAAGAATAATGAAATCACGCCCAACCAGTGGCACCACGTCTGCGTGACCTACGATGGTTCCGCGAAAGCCCATGGCGTGACCATCTATGTTGACGGCAAAGAGTCCGAGCTGACTATCTCCTCTGACTCCTTTAAAAATACGACTCCTCTGAACTCGGCCACGATTCTGCTGGGTCATTCACCAACCAAGCAGCACCTGACGAACGGCTTCGTGGACGAATTTCGTATCTACGATCACGAACTCTCAGAAACCGAAGTTAATCAGGTCTACTTCGATCATCAGATTGAACCGGTCCTGAAGCTGGCTGCCGACAAACGTACTCCCCAGCAAACTGAATTGCTGAGACAGTACTATCTGAACCAGTTCGATTCCGAATATCGCAAGCTGCTGGCCGAGAAGGTCAAAGTCAAAGCACAGGAAGAAAAACTGATTGCGTCGCTCCCCACGACACTGATCTTCCGCGAACGCAAGACCATCAAAGAGGCCTTCGATCTCAAGCGGGGACAATACGATCAGAAAGGGGATAAAGTCGATCGGAAAACTCCGTCGCAGTTCCCTGCCATGGCAGCCGAATGGCCCGTCAACCGGTTGGGCCTGGCGAAATGGCTTGTCGATCCCAGTCATCCGCTGACATCCCGCGTTGCCGTCAACCGGTTCTGGCAGCAGTTGTTCGGCACCGGTATCGTCGAAACCAGTGAAGACTTCGGTAACCAGGGTGCCGTCCCCAGTCATCCCGAACTGCTGGACTGGCTCTCCGTCGATTTCCAGGAACACCAGTGGGACGTCAAACGGCTGATGAAACAGCTCGTGATGTCCGCCACTTATCGTCAAAACTCCAGCGTCACCCCGGAACTATATCAGCAGGATCCCGAGAACCGTCTGCTGGCTCGCGGCCCCCGCTTCCGTCTGGATGCAGAAATGTTGCGTGACCAGGCACTCGCCGTCAGCGGTCTGCTCGTTCCCAAAGTAGGTGGCCCCAGTGTCAAACCGCCTCAACCTGATGGACTCTGGTACGCCGTCGGTTACTCCGGCTCCAATACGGTCCGATTTAAACAGGATACGGGCCCTGAGAAAGTCTTTCGCCGCGGACTGTATACCTTCTGGAAACGGACCTCACCCCCGCCGGAAATGTCGACCTTCGATGCACCCAGCCGGGAAGCCTGCACCATGCGTCGCGAACGGACCAACACACCACTGCAGGCCCTGTTGCTGCTGAACGATCCGCAGTACATGGAAGCCGCTCGTGCCTTTGGCGAACGCATGATGAAAGAAGGCGGTTCGTCTCCCGAAGAGCGGATCAGGTTTGCTTACACAATGGCCACTGGTCATCCGATCTCAACGGAAAACCTGACCCTGATTAAACAAACGTTTGATGACATGCTGGCTGAATACCAGAAAGCTCCTGAAGCTGCCAAAGAACTGATTGCTGTTGGCGAGTCCAAACCTGACGAGAAACTGAATCCGCAGGAACTGGCCGCCTGGACCATGGTGGGCAACCTCATCCTCAACCTGGATGAAGTGCTCAATAAAAATTGA